The Topomyia yanbarensis strain Yona2022 chromosome 3, ASM3024719v1, whole genome shotgun sequence nucleotide sequence GGTCGCCTTCACAGTGATTTCTTCCGGTGAAAACTGCTGAACGTCCAGATTAATTTGGAACTTATCACCTGTGATGTTGACTGAGGATCCGGAATCATTACGCGAGGCCAGATGTGTATTACGCCATGGACGAACGTAGCCAACTCTGGGACGATTCGCTCTGCTTGAAGCTGTGAGTGCTGTCAAAAGATCGTCAGCCGTAATTCCGGTGCCAAAATGCTGATCCAGGATTCGCGAGGCTCGTAGCGGACTGTCCAGGCAGTCATCCCACCAATCACGGAACAAAATCGGAATGAGCGACATTGTATATATTGCTTGGATTACACTGAGTAAATTGAAATTAACACTCGTTACAAATCTTTCACTTTAACGTTTTCTGTAGCACTTTCAAACAGTAACTGATGGTGACCTCGTGTGCTGGGTTCATTTTATACCAGCGTGAGCGCACTGCATTCAGCAGAGAATCCCCGTAGCGTAACTCAGGAAATTGCTAGAATGTGCTAGGTTCATTTAATACTAGCGTGAGTGCACGGCATTCATCACTGAAGCTTCGTACGTAGCTGTAGCTCAGGAAAATGCTAGAACCGCTATAATATTCACGAATGAGCGCAGTCCTGTCTATTTGAGGGCAGAGCAGTGAATCACtgttaaccctttataagacaGTGGCAGCTATTGTAAACACATGACTATTAACAGTTCGTAAACGTTTGTTGCTCCTCAACATACTCTAAATGACGATTTGAGAGCacttttgttgacaaaataagcTTCATTACACTGACAAATCGACAAtgatcaaattattttaagataATAAAATTTGTGCAGTTCataatatacagggtgtttggttcatggttaagaatctctcggggggtgatagactgccatatttggagaaaaaaattgttctacacataccatcaaatctcaaccgttacagagttattgaactttttgtgtaaaaaacttatttgtcttaaaatacctctaactttaaaagtatactttgtattttaaatatttcagttccattcgaaaggtgagaaaatttcctattcaatggtgttctcttattttttaagaaattagttttaattgccttttagctgtaaagtagttaaaagtttgtgtttttgaggaggtttttggtaattttctcgaaataatgaagtatgattatagcaatatccattatccaaaagttgggttttaggacagttcaaaatttgttcttggacgtcatatttctatctcttctcatttctttgtaatttcattactatacttttcctgtaaccgacttgcaagtgcttaaaagactctaatctaaaaaatatgctttatatcgtaaTTTACAAGATttaattggaaagctgagaaaatttcctatcagtgtatgtacaaatatcttttagttaagtgtactaaatgatttcttactaacgaaataactcaaaatttgtgttttttggagagttttttaattattataattattaatcaacaaaatttatcgctactattattcatttgatgccccttaatgttctctataactttttatttgacactttgtctatatctcttttcattttgctgctatttaacaGTTAACACAGCgtgacctcgccacaaatgtagtgggtacgaaatcgttatttttgcatatgaaacgatgtgataaaaacgattttgcgtcgaaaccaaaagagataattgaatgaagtcaaagaaagaactgtagaacttgctgagatgcattatttccatgataataatggtgatgtttattatttactatttaaagaaaatcaacgaaaatgctaataatagcactaactttaaactaatttacttttaaaagaatactaaattcacttaactgaaaggtattgatacatttttcactgtagaattttcctggttttcgaataaaaagaaaaaaaagtacaataagtgccataatttttcaattagaggtggtactagtgaaaatgaaataaaaatatccaagttgaataaccaaaaatcgtgaaaataagaaaaggtaagtgtatcatgtcaaagaacgaattaagcagctcatcaagactaacaatctgaattattaaaatgatgaggttaactattaggattttcaataaatgaacgaaaaatcgttcaaaattgttttattttcaataaattactttgaaaaggctacttaaactcattagctgaaacatgtgagggcatcactcaatgcgaaattttctcgcctttcgaatggaactaaaacatttaaaatacaaagtatacttttaaagttaggggtattttaagacaaataagttttttacacaaaaagttcaataactctgtaacggttgagatttgatggtatgtgtagaacaatttttttctccaaatatggcagtctatcaccacccgagagattcttaaccatgaaccaaacaccctgtagatTTACCTGCAATCCattaaaaatatgtttgaaTTTGTGGTAGATAATACGTCAAAATGTTTCATGTCTCTATAAGCAACATGGAAAACATATTGCCACCAATGTTTTAGCACTGGTTTCAGTGCCTCTGTAAGGCAGTCGCAACTATAACAATTAATATTGTCATCGGAAAATGAAAGGGCATTTATATTGTCATTAATATTTTTGGGCTTTCAAGGTAGTGGCAATCTTTGTTGCCACCAAAATTAATCAATATTATTAAGCGACAAAGAACGCACGTGTATTAAACAatgtaaattttgaattttattttaagtGGGACGGGACTTGCTGATagatattttttcttttttttttttcgttcattCTATCGTTCGTCGCATATAGCTTCTCTTTTTGCCTCACATAGTTTAAATGGTCTGGCTGCATTTGCATGTCTCGTCTCAGTTTTCATACTATGTATTGATTTCTCGCCTAATTTACACGGTCTGATAATAGAATAACAATGCTGCTGAGATTGATCCCTAACGTGTTGAAAGAAAGTAAGGTAAAGGTTACATAGAAACTGCATTACATatgctttaaaaaaatatagggCAAATGCTTTAAATTTCTTTGTTTAAAAATATACCTGCGAAAAAGCGTGCAGCTTGGCGTACAAGTGAGAGCTCGCCGACAGAATTCATCCATGAACACTTTTTTCCTCGTGAGTGACTGTGTATGTATGGAAAGTTCTTTTTCATGCAGAACTCACTGTATCGTTCGTGAAAAGTCTAGAAAAATCACTTCGCGTGAATGAGACCATCTCATGTGTATATAAAACCGTGAGGAGCTCACCACTCAGTATCAGTTGAAAACAAACAGCAATCGGCATACGACTAAGTAAATTAAAGAGTACTGAAAGCACCGTACGTTCAAGTGATTCAAGTACCTATACATACCAACTTTTGTCGTTAAAAGTTCGAAAAGTGTTGATAGTGCAAACGAAATGTCGCTAGTTCCGATTCTGTTCCACGGATTGTGTGACGATTCTTGGGACGTCCCACCCAGGCCATCGAGCATACTGGAGAAATATTTTGGCGAGGACTTTTTCCCAGACGAACTCATTCTGGAAATCGACCAAATCCCCAATCGTCGGATGGTGAAACGCCCACAGATCAACACAGTTGACCGCCAAGCCCAAAACAATCATGCAGCTGTAATGCGCTCCAAAGCTGGATTTCAGGTGAGCGTAGACGTTCAGCAGTTTGCTCCGGAGGAGATCTCAGTGCAAATGATTGACAATTTCATCACGGTGGAAGGCAAACACGAAGAGAAGCAGGACGAGCATGGTTTTGTTTCGCGTCATTTCATCCGCAAGTACCGACTTCCTGAAGGGCATGATGCGGACAAAGTGGTTTCATCACTTTCTTCCGATGGTGTTCTAACGATTAAAGCTCCGAAGCTGGCACTACCCGAATCGAAGACGGAAAGGAGGATTCCGATAGAGCAGACGGGAAAACCTATCAAGAAAACCGAGAAGAAATAATTTAAGTTACGTATGGATATAAGACTGATTTGTTTATAAACGCTTTTTTCAAAATCTCATTTAAAATAACGTAAGCCTCAAAACTAGTCTCAATAAAAACGTTATTTCCTTTTAATTAAAAAGCTTTAATTGCAATCCGAAATACActtcattttcacttttagaggTTATTATGGCATTtaacccttattcttgtttacgacgaatgctaGATTCGAACGAATAGTAAGCCCGTTTGATTTTGCTGCCGTTAACGAGAatacaaaccaaacgaatttcgtattcgttgtaaataagaataaagtagtactcctctcatgcaacaataggtttgttccagtaccagaagAAACtagaagtactccggagcaaacagggagaaaatcgttcctgtactatcttcttctcttttttcttcttctggtggcaaaccggagtgaaaaggagcaagattttcactaggtgacgtgactgtgagaaaaGGGCcccagaattaaattcaatttggtgaagaatctgcttGACTTAGCAAAAAGGCTGAGCGGAACGTTGTCCCGCGTGATCGGAGACAAgtgagttatcgctattccaaaaccgggaaaaccatcctgcgatcataactcgtatcgaccgagtGCAacgctatcctgcatcaggaaaaaattattcttCGAcatctcgacaattgggttcaggcgaacggcttgctatcagatacccagtttggttttcggaaggGAAAGGaaacgaatgattgcctggcgctactttcgtcagaaatccaacacgcttacgcaaaaaagaacaaatggcgccTGTgttcttgtatgtatgtatgtaggtagcCACCATCTTAGCTTGAGTCTTGCTCTACATATGGCTCCATTTAACAGTGCGTCCTAATTTCGTTATCATTCTGCATTGAGCATACCGCTGTAAGAAGGGCCAAAAGGGAGGTGGCAGACCCGTAGGCAATTACACCTACTCAGTATCCCCGGGAATCAAAGGGTCTCCTTCCAACTTTATGATCCAACAGActgaatgacgaatttcgcgataCTTGTCAAGCTTTACACGGGATGGTTTGTTTGAAGAAGAGCGCgtcaaattgtttacaactgTTGGAGAGAAATTTATCTGTCGCGAACGACGAACACTACCTTCTTTACCCCG carries:
- the LOC131692537 gene encoding protein lethal(2)essential for life-like, which translates into the protein MSLVPILFHGLCDDSWDVPPRPSSILEKYFGEDFFPDELILEIDQIPNRRMVKRPQINTVDRQAQNNHAAVMRSKAGFQVSVDVQQFAPEEISVQMIDNFITVEGKHEEKQDEHGFVSRHFIRKYRLPEGHDADKVVSSLSSDGVLTIKAPKLALPESKTERRIPIEQTGKPIKKTEKK
- the LOC131692525 gene encoding protein lethal(2)essential for life-like, which produces MSLIPILFRDWWDDCLDSPLRASRILDQHFGTGITADDLLTALTASSRANRPRVGYVRPWRNTHLASRNDSGSSVNITGDKFQINLDVQQFSPEEITVKATDKCITVEGKHEEKQDEHGFIERHFVRRYMLPAGHDHNGIVSSLSSDGILSITAPKKALPPPAEEKAIPIVQTGQPMKKLPEKKAAESEKLVANGK